The following proteins come from a genomic window of Burkholderiales bacterium:
- a CDS encoding molybdopterin dinucleotide binding domain-containing protein — protein sequence MPETMTLIGGRTSRQGTSLCAGKLEAEYIEVSSTVEMNAEDMARLGLKDGDPVRLRSASGEVDVRCKGRTTKDLPPGLLFIAYGPLSSRLMASDTAGSGMPISKHIAVTVEPVSG from the coding sequence GTGCCCGAAACCATGACACTGATCGGCGGACGCACGTCGCGGCAGGGCACTTCGCTCTGTGCCGGCAAGCTTGAAGCCGAATACATCGAGGTCTCTTCCACAGTGGAGATGAACGCGGAGGACATGGCGCGGCTCGGCCTCAAGGACGGCGACCCGGTACGCCTGCGTAGCGCTAGCGGTGAGGTGGACGTGCGTTGCAAGGGGCGAACGACCAAGGACCTGCCGCCCGGGCTGCTGTTCATCGCCTACGGCCCGCTTTCCAGCCGGCTGATGGCAAGCGACACGGCCGGCAGCGGCATGCCCATCTCCAAGCACATCGCGGTAACGGTCGAACCGGTCTCCGGGTAA
- a CDS encoding formylmethanofuran dehydrogenase subunit B: MSNNIRIINDATCTFCGCVCDDMHLTVDLDTNKITKAENACVLGRAWFKEHGTEENRPFALIEGHDASTEEAIEAAAQILANARFPLIYGLSDTTCEAQREAVAIADMIGGNIDTTTSVCHGPSGMAFEGVGESTATLGEIRNRADLVVFWGGNPAESHPRLFTRYTVTCKGMYIPQGKKDRTVVLVDVRRSPSAAVADIFVQVKPQRDFEVLWALRALVKGRRVDPAIEQVTGVPLATLEDLAQRMKNCRFGALLFGMGLTMTRGRHFNSGALLALATDLNEFTHFVAKPVRGHGNVTGADNVVSWQTGFPFGVNLGRGYPRFNPGEFTTVDLLGRGEADAALIIAADPAANFPQDAIEHLRRIPVIVLDPKPTHTSKLARVAITTATYGISAPGTVYRMDDVAISLRPALTSPYPSDEEVLTRIKERVRELLGGNRVPAMSAA, translated from the coding sequence ATGAGCAACAACATCCGCATCATCAATGACGCCACCTGCACCTTCTGCGGTTGCGTATGCGACGACATGCACCTTACTGTGGATCTGGACACCAACAAGATCACCAAGGCGGAGAACGCCTGTGTGCTCGGGCGCGCGTGGTTCAAGGAGCATGGTACCGAAGAAAACCGCCCTTTCGCGCTTATCGAAGGGCACGACGCGAGCACGGAGGAGGCGATCGAGGCCGCAGCACAAATTCTTGCCAATGCGCGCTTCCCCTTGATTTACGGACTGTCCGACACCACTTGTGAGGCGCAGCGCGAGGCTGTGGCGATCGCCGACATGATCGGCGGCAACATAGATACCACCACCTCGGTCTGCCATGGCCCGTCCGGCATGGCGTTCGAGGGAGTAGGGGAAAGCACGGCGACCCTGGGCGAGATCCGTAACCGCGCCGACCTCGTGGTATTTTGGGGGGGCAATCCGGCGGAGTCCCATCCGCGCCTGTTTACGCGCTATACGGTGACATGCAAGGGGATGTACATCCCGCAGGGCAAGAAAGACCGCACCGTGGTGCTGGTGGACGTGCGCCGCAGTCCGAGCGCCGCGGTGGCGGACATTTTCGTGCAGGTGAAACCCCAGCGCGATTTCGAGGTGCTGTGGGCGCTACGTGCGCTGGTTAAGGGGCGGCGGGTGGATCCCGCGATCGAGCAGGTGACCGGCGTCCCTCTCGCCACACTGGAAGACCTGGCGCAGCGCATGAAGAACTGCCGCTTCGGGGCGCTGCTGTTCGGCATGGGGCTTACCATGACGCGGGGCCGGCATTTCAATTCTGGGGCGCTGCTTGCGCTCGCCACCGATCTCAACGAATTCACCCATTTCGTGGCTAAGCCGGTGCGCGGCCACGGCAACGTCACAGGTGCGGACAACGTGGTGTCATGGCAGACCGGCTTCCCGTTCGGCGTTAACCTAGGGCGCGGCTATCCGCGTTTCAACCCGGGCGAATTCACTACCGTGGACCTGCTGGGGCGGGGCGAAGCGGACGCGGCACTCATTATCGCAGCCGATCCCGCTGCCAATTTCCCGCAGGACGCCATCGAGCACCTGCGGCGCATTCCCGTGATCGTGCTGGATCCCAAACCTACCCACACCAGCAAGCTCGCACGGGTGGCGATCACGACTGCGACCTATGGCATCAGCGCGCCCGGTACGGTGTACCGCATGGACG